From Candidatus Limnocylindrales bacterium, a single genomic window includes:
- the gcvPB gene encoding aminomethyl-transferring glycine dehydrogenase subunit GcvPB: protein MTRRLEPLIFEKGSPGRSGVDVAGAGGPLPIDASLLRDELEDFPEVSEPEVIRHYVRLSQLNFSAATNFYPLGSCTMKYNPVANERAAALPGFANIHPYAPEELVQGALRLLVDLEHRLCEISGLDAVSLQPAAGAQGELAGMKMVRAWHVAEGRARRKVLIPESAHGTNPASATLCGYDSVSVPCDARGLLSTAAVRERMDEDVAALMVTNPNTLGLFEEDIEQIAAVVHEKGGLVYMDGANMNALMGVAKPGHMGADVLQFNLHKTFSTPHGGGGPGAGPVAVKSHLEKFLPRPRIVEKNGRLAWDHDCPDSIGKVRSFYGNFGILVRAWSYMAACGGDGLTDATRCAVLAANYIKARLTPRYAVAYDRPCMHEVVLTDKLQLRSGVKTLDIAKRLLDHGFHAPTIYFPLVVAGALMIEPTETESLETIDSFIDAMLAVADEAENDPDKVREAPHETILARLDETRAARFPILTWPGHQEPEKQEV, encoded by the coding sequence ATGACGCGCAGGCTCGAACCGCTGATTTTCGAAAAGGGCAGTCCCGGCCGCAGCGGCGTCGACGTCGCCGGAGCCGGCGGCCCGCTTCCGATCGACGCTTCGCTGCTTCGCGACGAGCTCGAGGATTTTCCGGAAGTCAGCGAGCCCGAAGTGATCCGTCACTACGTGCGGCTCTCGCAACTCAACTTCTCGGCCGCGACCAACTTCTATCCGCTCGGTTCGTGCACGATGAAGTACAACCCGGTTGCCAACGAGCGCGCCGCCGCGCTGCCGGGGTTTGCGAACATTCATCCGTACGCGCCGGAAGAGCTGGTGCAGGGGGCGCTGCGACTTCTCGTCGATCTCGAGCACCGGCTCTGCGAGATCAGCGGCCTCGATGCGGTATCCCTGCAGCCGGCCGCCGGTGCGCAGGGCGAGCTCGCCGGCATGAAGATGGTGCGCGCATGGCACGTGGCCGAAGGCCGAGCGCGGAGGAAGGTGCTGATTCCGGAGAGCGCGCACGGGACCAATCCGGCGAGCGCGACGCTCTGCGGTTACGACAGCGTCTCGGTGCCGTGCGACGCGCGCGGCCTTCTGTCGACCGCTGCCGTCCGCGAGCGCATGGACGAAGACGTCGCCGCGCTGATGGTGACCAATCCGAATACGCTCGGCCTGTTCGAGGAAGACATCGAGCAGATCGCCGCCGTCGTGCATGAGAAGGGCGGCCTCGTCTACATGGACGGCGCGAACATGAACGCGCTGATGGGCGTCGCGAAGCCCGGCCACATGGGCGCCGACGTGCTGCAGTTCAACCTGCACAAGACGTTCTCGACTCCGCACGGCGGCGGCGGCCCCGGCGCCGGCCCGGTCGCCGTGAAGAGCCATCTCGAAAAATTCCTGCCGCGTCCGCGCATCGTCGAAAAGAACGGCCGTCTCGCGTGGGATCACGACTGCCCGGACTCGATCGGCAAGGTGCGCTCGTTCTACGGCAACTTCGGCATCCTCGTGCGTGCGTGGTCGTACATGGCCGCGTGCGGCGGCGACGGCCTCACCGATGCGACCCGCTGCGCCGTGCTCGCCGCGAACTACATCAAGGCGCGCCTGACGCCGCGCTACGCCGTTGCGTACGATCGCCCGTGCATGCACGAGGTCGTGCTGACCGACAAGCTGCAGCTGCGCTCCGGCGTGAAGACGCTCGACATCGCCAAGCGCCTTCTCGACCACGGCTTCCACGCCCCGACCATCTACTTCCCGCTGGTCGTCGCCGGCGCGCTGATGATCGAGCCCACCGAAACCGAAAGCCTCGAAACCATCGACAGCTTCATCGACGCGATGCTCGCCGTAGCCGACGAAGCCGAGAACGATCCGGACAAGGTTCGCGAGGCGCCGCACGAAACGATTCTCGCAAGGCTCGACGAGACGCGTGCTGCAAGATT